A single Antechinus flavipes isolate AdamAnt ecotype Samford, QLD, Australia chromosome 5, AdamAnt_v2, whole genome shotgun sequence DNA region contains:
- the LOC127564049 gene encoding uncharacterized protein LOC127564049: MFRGLHPRIVPLSERSNEKVSDLEGQGNILSTQSKGKGRIGDPTWVRSLAFAAPPMTQAVPLLLINLPPTTTSCCTCPRSAVCVPLQRTTKIYPRPDTDSMTISKDVLEPSSDWPQGETTQVCPKNATVPPKRTSKVHPALARESELFSHKRIPNGHSALARAPKSSINILLESSSQATEGEVSEPGNPSKATSQRRRSSKVHPALARESQMCPQKRASKVHSTLARVSKTSLDIASDPFSQRTEGEASRIQGIPVCSGQATVPKRIPKNHLPVVPHCKPSSLKTDPEPSTPSSQEKHSGPKEAPPWPRKIAWAPLKRTTKSAAMAPPSETPKTVPRTFHPKAPGKTF; the protein is encoded by the coding sequence ATGTTCCGAGGTCTCCATCCCCGTATTGTCCCCTTGTCAGAAAGGAGCAATGAGAAAGTGTCCGACCTCGAGGGCCAGGGAAACATCCTTTCTACCCAatcaaaagggaagggaaggattgGGGATCCAACATGGGTCAGGAGTTTGGCCTTCGCGGCTCCTCCTATGACCCAGGCAGTGCCTCTGCTACTGATAAATCTGCCCCCAACCACCACATCCTGCTGTACCTGCCCTCGCAGCGCTGTCTGTGTTCCTCTCCAAAGGACCACAAAAATATATCCCAGGCCGGACACAGATTCTATGACAATATCCAAGGATGTCTTGGAACCTTCCTCTGATTGGCCCCAAGGAGAAACCACTCAAGTCTGTCCTAAAAATGCCACTGTGCCTCCAAAAAGGACTTCCAAAGTGCACCCTGCCCTGGCCAGGGAATCTGAGCTATTCTCTCATAAAAGGATCCCCAACGGCCACTCTGCCCTGGCCAGGGCACCCAAGTCAAGCATCAACATTTTATTGGAATCCTCCTCCCAGGCGACCGAGGGAGAAGTTTCAGAACCAGGCAATCCTAGCAAAGCCACTTCTCAGAGAAGAAGGAGCTCCAAAGTCCACCCTGCCCTGGCCAGGGAATCTCAGATGTGCCCTCAGAAGAGGGCCTCCAAAGTTCACTCTACCCTGGCCAGGGTATCCAAGACATCCTTGGATATTGCATCTGACCCCTTCTCCCAACGAACTGAGGGAGAAGCTTCGAGAATACAAGGGATTCCAGTCTGTTCTGGCCAAGCCACTGTTCCAAAGAGGATCCCCAAAAATCATCTTCCTGTGGTCCCTCACTGCAAGCCATCTTCTCTGAAGACAGACCCCGAACCCTCCACCCCAAGCTCCCAGGAAAAACACTCTGGACCTAAAGAAGCCCCACCCTGGCCTAGAAAAATAGCCTGGGCTCCTCTGAAAAgaaccacaaaaagtgctgccatgGCCCCTCCATCTGAAACTCCTAAGACTGTTCCCCGAACCTTTCACCCCAAAGCCCCAGGAAAAACATTCTAA